One part of the Anopheles coustani chromosome 2, idAnoCousDA_361_x.2, whole genome shotgun sequence genome encodes these proteins:
- the LOC131263649 gene encoding uncharacterized protein LOC131263649, with protein MNNTRVIPFVIGVTSFGAACGFSVPGVYTRVAPYIPWIFNVLKERGERVAEWMFQPEACATDYAELRENDPPVDQDGTNLVEYQDLGRVLVLEQKNKMRQILREQQLALNRCEDKTERLCVD; from the exons ATGAACAACACGCGTGTCATTCCATTTGTGATCGGAGTAACGTCATTTGGAGCTGCCTGTGGCTTCTCGGTTCCTGGAGTCTACACTAGAGTGGCACCTTATATACCATGGATATTTAATGTTCTCAAAGAACGAGGAGAACGTGTGGCAG AATGGATGTTTCAACCTGAAGCCTGTGCTACAGATTATGCCGAACTACGAGAGAACGATCCACCCGTTGACCAGGATGGTACCAACTTAGTTGAATATCAGGATTTGGGAAGGGTTCTTGTGttagaacaaaaaaataaaatgaggcAAATTTTACGTGAACAACAGCTAGCTTTAAACCGTTGTGAAGACAAAACAGAGCGCCTGTGTGTTGATTGA